In one Deinococcus detaillensis genomic region, the following are encoded:
- a CDS encoding heavy metal translocating P-type ATPase, which yields MTRPPSLPSASEASNLTYFVEGMDCASCVQKVERVVGRLPGTGEVKTSFTKQTLILELDEAQTPRQTLETHLRSLGYTPTLRAAPVQPKSSEHDHAGQDHAGHTHEVLPPNTPWYKGNQGKLVLTSGVLLALAWLLSFAAPQLAVYGYVAATLLGVWPLAKSAVASARLGDFFSINLLVSLAAIGAVLIGQAAEGAVVVFFFAVGELLEGVAAGRARAGIQALSALTPKTALLMDGNELREVPADTLEVGQLVQVRPGSRVPADGSITAGQSSLDDSPVTGESMPVDKNVGDAVFAGSINGSGVLTVKVDKAAADNTIARIIHLVEEAEGSKAPTARFIDRFSRLYTPGVVLVSALVALIPPLLLGAEWHLWLYKSITLLLIGCPCALVLSVPAAITSAVSAGTRRGLLIKGGAALETIGSVKTVAFDKTGTLTAGQPRVTDVLGAALSESEVLRLAAAVEAGSSHPLAQAISGAAKSAGLSVPAAEAAAALAGKGVTATVEGRALFVSSPKHAASTLNLAPDLQQRLTAFEEAGKTVVVLHSSDEVLGVVAIRDEARPDAAQAIARLKAMGVKTVMLTGDNARTGKAIAAQLGLDVRAELLPEDKLRLIGELRQDGGVAMVGDGINDAPALAKADVGIAMGGGTDVALEAADAALLRGRVSGVADLVQLSRDTMTNIRWNIGFALGLKAIFLVTTLLGYTNLWMAILADTGATAIVTANALRLLGWRGKEDAAAMAVSGPALHSGA from the coding sequence ATGACCCGTCCTCCTTCCTTACCTTCCGCCTCCGAGGCTTCCAACTTGACCTACTTCGTGGAAGGCATGGACTGCGCCAGCTGCGTGCAAAAAGTCGAGCGGGTGGTGGGGCGCTTGCCCGGCACCGGGGAAGTCAAGACCAGTTTCACCAAGCAGACTTTGATCCTTGAACTTGACGAAGCCCAGACTCCGCGCCAGACGCTGGAAACCCATTTGCGTTCACTCGGCTACACTCCGACGCTGCGGGCTGCTCCCGTTCAACCCAAAAGCTCCGAACACGATCATGCTGGACAGGATCACGCGGGCCACACCCACGAAGTCCTGCCGCCCAACACCCCCTGGTACAAAGGCAATCAGGGCAAATTGGTGCTCACCTCGGGTGTGCTGCTGGCACTGGCTTGGCTGCTCAGTTTCGCCGCGCCGCAACTGGCGGTCTACGGCTACGTGGCCGCTACTTTGCTGGGCGTCTGGCCGCTGGCCAAAAGTGCGGTGGCGAGTGCGCGGCTGGGCGACTTTTTTAGCATCAACTTGTTGGTCTCGCTCGCGGCCATCGGCGCGGTGCTGATCGGGCAAGCGGCGGAGGGCGCGGTGGTGGTGTTCTTCTTCGCGGTGGGCGAACTGCTCGAAGGCGTGGCGGCGGGCCGGGCGCGGGCGGGCATTCAAGCGCTCTCGGCCCTGACCCCCAAGACAGCGCTCCTGATGGACGGCAACGAGCTGCGCGAAGTGCCCGCCGATACCTTAGAGGTCGGCCAGCTGGTGCAAGTACGCCCAGGCAGCCGGGTGCCCGCCGACGGCAGCATCACGGCGGGCCAATCGAGCCTCGACGACAGTCCGGTAACCGGCGAGAGTATGCCGGTGGACAAGAACGTGGGCGACGCGGTGTTCGCGGGCAGTATCAACGGCAGCGGCGTGCTGACCGTCAAGGTCGATAAAGCCGCCGCCGACAACACCATCGCCCGCATCATTCACCTGGTCGAGGAAGCTGAGGGCAGTAAGGCTCCCACCGCCCGCTTCATCGACCGTTTCAGCCGCTTGTACACACCGGGCGTGGTGCTGGTGTCGGCGCTGGTGGCGCTTATTCCGCCGCTGCTGCTGGGGGCTGAGTGGCATCTGTGGCTTTACAAGAGCATCACCTTGCTGCTGATCGGTTGCCCCTGCGCCCTGGTCCTGAGCGTGCCCGCCGCGATTACCAGCGCGGTGAGCGCGGGCACCCGGCGCGGACTGCTGATCAAGGGCGGCGCAGCGCTGGAAACCATCGGCAGCGTCAAAACGGTGGCCTTCGACAAAACTGGCACCCTGACGGCGGGCCAGCCGCGCGTCACCGACGTGCTGGGCGCGGCCCTGTCTGAGTCGGAAGTGCTGCGCCTCGCTGCCGCCGTGGAAGCTGGAAGCTCGCACCCGCTGGCGCAGGCCATCAGCGGCGCGGCCAAGTCGGCGGGCCTGAGCGTGCCTGCTGCTGAAGCCGCCGCCGCCCTCGCCGGAAAAGGTGTGACGGCCACCGTGGAAGGCCGCGCCCTGTTTGTCAGCTCGCCCAAGCACGCCGCCAGCACCTTAAACCTCGCGCCAGATCTTCAGCAACGCCTCACCGCCTTTGAAGAAGCCGGGAAAACCGTGGTGGTGCTGCACAGTTCGGATGAGGTGCTGGGTGTGGTGGCTATTCGCGACGAAGCCAGACCCGACGCGGCGCAGGCGATTGCCCGCCTCAAAGCGATGGGTGTCAAGACCGTGATGCTGACCGGCGACAATGCCCGCACCGGCAAAGCCATCGCCGCTCAGTTGGGCCTGGACGTGCGGGCCGAACTGCTTCCCGAAGACAAGCTGCGCCTAATTGGCGAGTTGCGTCAAGACGGCGGCGTGGCGATGGTCGGTGACGGCATCAACGACGCTCCTGCACTGGCCAAAGCCGATGTCGGCATTGCCATGGGCGGCGGTACCGATGTGGCCCTCGAAGCTGCCGACGCCGCCTTGCTGCGTGGACGGGTTTCGGGCGTGGCCGATCTGGTGCAGCTTTCGCGCGATACCATGACCAACATCCGCTGGAATATCGGCTTTGCGCTGGGTCTCAAAGCCATTTTCCTGGTCACCACTCTACTCGGCTACACCAATTTGTGGATGGCGATTCTGGCCGACACCGGAGCCACCGCTATCGTGACTGCCAACGCCCTGCGTTTGCTGGGTTGGCGGGGCAAAGAGGACGCGGCGGCTATGGCCGTCAGCGGCCCAGCTTTACACAGCGGGGCTTGA
- a CDS encoding gluconate 2-dehydrogenase subunit 3 family protein — MSAQERAAVIAALNGPTVTAPTRATLLERLDARYGRQFLSETEFARLRAVALRLVPHDPAEMDLSGLIDQRLHQNLSDGWRYADTPADGPAYQGLLAALPSNFETLSGDEQDAAIHKLQADQPHPFEDLLAELTEGFMAHPLTQYRFGYAGFMDAPGWPRVGPNELEAREIAYGESGNDQ; from the coding sequence ATGAGCGCCCAAGAACGCGCCGCCGTGATCGCCGCCCTCAACGGGCCAACCGTGACGGCCCCGACCCGCGCCACGCTGCTGGAGCGGCTGGACGCCCGCTATGGGCGGCAATTTCTGAGCGAAACAGAGTTCGCCCGGCTGCGGGCGGTGGCCCTCCGATTGGTGCCGCACGACCCCGCCGAGATGGATTTGAGCGGCCTGATCGACCAGCGCCTCCACCAGAACCTCTCGGATGGCTGGCGCTACGCCGATACCCCCGCCGACGGCCCGGCGTATCAGGGGCTGCTGGCGGCCTTGCCCAGCAACTTTGAAACGCTCTCCGGTGACGAGCAGGACGCCGCCATTCACAAGTTGCAAGCCGACCAGCCGCACCCGTTTGAAGACCTGCTGGCCGAACTGACCGAAGGCTTTATGGCCCATCCTTTGACCCAGTACCGCTTCGGCTACGCCGGATTCATGGACGCGCCGGGCTGGCCGAGGGTAGGGCCGAATGAGCTGGAAGCGCGGGAGATCGCTTACGGGGAGTCCGGAAATGACCAATAA
- a CDS encoding GMC family oxidoreductase: protein MTNNLELDVLVIGTGAGGAPLLARLAATGLRVLALEAGVRHRPAEMPTDEVAQAGLFWMDERLSAGKDPVGFGRNNSGRGVGGSTLHYTAYTPRAQPDDFELLKEFGQGVDWPLSYADLEPYYDEVEQFLGVSGPSEYPWGPPRQRPYPHPALPLNGAALLMEQAAQQSGIRTSAAANAALSRPQEQEGYGLRPACSNRGFCQAGCSTGAKASLDVTYLALAESKGASIWEGAQVTKLLMQGGRVSGAEFVRDGKTQTLHARQVVLAAGAIETPRLLLLSGVGNSSGQVGRNFMAHVGVQVWGLVDDDLRPYKGIPGGLISEDFHRIPGLVGGYLLQSLGVMPVTYATQYARGTGKWGAALSEHLSQYNHVAGINVLGECLPYAGNFLELSSELDGRGLPKPLIHFSFGENEHRMAEHAEAVMRDLWAKIGAREVWALPRAAHTIGTARMGHDPSTNVVDAFGRSHDTPGLWICDNSTFPSSLSVNPGLTQMALSLRTADALIAELRA, encoded by the coding sequence ATGACCAATAATCTAGAACTGGACGTGCTGGTGATCGGCACCGGAGCGGGCGGAGCGCCGCTGCTGGCCCGCTTGGCCGCCACTGGGCTGCGAGTTCTGGCCCTCGAAGCAGGGGTGCGCCACCGCCCCGCCGAGATGCCTACCGACGAGGTGGCGCAGGCTGGGCTGTTCTGGATGGACGAGCGGCTGTCGGCGGGCAAGGATCCGGTGGGCTTTGGGCGCAACAATTCCGGGCGCGGAGTGGGCGGCAGCACCCTGCATTACACCGCTTATACCCCCCGCGCCCAGCCCGACGACTTTGAGCTGCTTAAGGAATTTGGTCAGGGCGTGGACTGGCCGCTGAGCTACGCCGACTTGGAGCCGTATTACGACGAGGTCGAGCAGTTCCTGGGCGTGTCCGGCCCCAGCGAGTACCCCTGGGGACCGCCCCGCCAGCGGCCTTACCCGCATCCGGCCTTGCCGCTCAACGGCGCAGCGCTGCTGATGGAGCAAGCAGCTCAGCAAAGCGGCATCCGCACCTCGGCGGCGGCCAACGCGGCGCTGAGCCGCCCGCAGGAGCAGGAAGGCTACGGCCTGCGGCCTGCCTGTAGCAACCGGGGCTTTTGTCAGGCGGGCTGCTCCACCGGGGCTAAGGCCAGCTTAGACGTCACGTATCTGGCGCTGGCCGAGTCAAAAGGCGCAAGCATCTGGGAGGGCGCACAGGTCACCAAGCTGCTGATGCAGGGGGGCCGTGTCAGCGGAGCAGAATTCGTGCGCGATGGCAAAACCCAGACGCTGCATGCCCGGCAGGTGGTGCTGGCGGCAGGGGCCATAGAGACGCCCCGGCTGCTGCTGCTTAGCGGCGTCGGGAATAGCAGCGGGCAGGTCGGGCGCAATTTCATGGCCCACGTCGGGGTGCAGGTCTGGGGCCTGGTGGACGATGACCTGCGGCCCTATAAAGGCATTCCCGGCGGCCTGATCAGCGAGGATTTTCACCGGATACCGGGGCTGGTCGGCGGCTACTTGCTGCAATCGCTGGGCGTCATGCCAGTGACCTACGCCACCCAGTACGCACGCGGCACCGGCAAATGGGGCGCGGCCCTCAGCGAGCATCTGAGTCAGTACAACCACGTGGCAGGCATCAATGTCTTGGGCGAATGCCTGCCTTACGCCGGGAATTTCCTCGAACTGTCCAGCGAACTCGACGGGCGCGGGCTGCCCAAACCGCTGATTCACTTCAGCTTCGGTGAAAACGAGCACCGGATGGCCGAGCATGCCGAAGCGGTGATGCGTGACCTTTGGGCCAAGATCGGCGCACGCGAAGTCTGGGCGCTGCCCCGCGCCGCCCACACCATCGGCACCGCCCGAATGGGCCACGATCCGAGCACCAATGTGGTGGACGCCTTCGGACGCTCTCACGACACGCCGGGTCTGTGGATTTGCGACAACTCGACCTTTCCCAGCTCGCTGAGCGTCAATCCGGGCCTGACCCAGATGGCGCTGAGCCTGCGAACCGCCGACGCCTTGATTGCCGAGTTGCGGGCGTGA
- a CDS encoding alpha/beta fold hydrolase — protein MSEPRLVLVHGFGTSAHLWRRVRAGLAAEPLTPDLMGFGDAAALGQLGQTTGDMAEQLAGILKAAGGGPFKVVGHSMGGKVVLLLAARFPSLVSELLLVAPSPSTPEPMTEEGRAELRSAHGDSAALDAQQKHITLERLAEPDRQQFIKDGQRASRDAWQAWPDVGSREDVSGEISGLTLPIQVLFSEDDPAIDADTIRSQVLANLPQARATAVRGCGHLMPLEAPQHILAALNG, from the coding sequence GTGAGTGAACCGCGTCTGGTGCTGGTTCACGGCTTCGGCACTTCTGCGCACCTGTGGCGGCGGGTTCGCGCTGGGCTTGCCGCAGAGCCGCTGACCCCAGACTTAATGGGTTTTGGGGACGCGGCGGCGCTCGGCCAGCTGGGTCAGACCACCGGCGACATGGCCGAGCAGTTGGCGGGAATATTAAAGGCTGCAGGCGGCGGGCCATTCAAAGTGGTGGGACACTCGATGGGCGGCAAAGTGGTGCTGCTGCTGGCCGCCCGCTTTCCGTCACTGGTGTCCGAACTGCTGTTGGTGGCTCCCTCGCCCTCCACACCGGAGCCGATGACCGAGGAGGGCCGCGCTGAATTGCGCTCGGCTCACGGCGATTCGGCGGCGTTGGACGCGCAGCAAAAACACATCACGCTTGAGCGGCTGGCCGAGCCAGACCGCCAGCAATTCATCAAAGACGGCCAGCGGGCCAGCCGGGATGCTTGGCAAGCCTGGCCGGACGTGGGCAGCCGCGAGGACGTGAGCGGCGAGATCAGCGGCTTGACCCTGCCCATTCAGGTGCTGTTTTCGGAAGACGATCCAGCGATTGACGCAGACACCATCCGCTCTCAGGTGCTGGCGAACTTACCACAGGCGCGGGCCACCGCCGTGCGCGGCTGCGGACACCTGATGCCGCTGGAAGCGCCGCAGCATATCTTGGCCGCTTTGAACGGCTGA